The genome window TATTTTCATCTCAACACAATTTTTACGGAAAGTCTCCGCAATCATATCGACAACGTATTGATGTTCGCCGCCATTTTTCGAATCATTTAATAAGCTTTGTCCATATGCTTCGTCTTCCTCAGCTGTCTTACCACGTTTAATAGAGCCCGCAACACAAGATGAAAAGGCGCGGCCCTTTTCTACTTTTACAAGACGTTCAGGGGACGCACCAAAGAACAATAAATCTTGACGCTCTAAACCAAATAAATAGCTCTCTGGCTGTTCATGAATAATATGTGATAGTACCTGTGGTGAAGAAACTTGTTCTTTAAACTGCAATGCCAGAGACCGTGCAATAACGACTTTATCTGCCTTCTTCTGCTTAATCAATGCTGTTACTTGGTCAATCGAAGCTAAATATGGCTCCTTATATGGCTCGAAATAACTTGTTATTTCAGGCTTTGAATACGTTTTCACTTCTTTTACCTGAGCAGCATGAATTAAATGATCCCGCTCTTTACGCAATGCTTCAAATTGAGCCTCTGCCTGCTGATTTTTTGTAATAAGATGAATGCTTACAAACGCTTTGTCATCACGTATGACAAGCTGATATGTTGCTAGTGCAAAATAAGCCTCTGGAAAGCCTGTCCACTCACCATCTACATTATTTTGTGGATCAAATGTGAATCCACCAAACAAAATTGGCTGTAATTCGCTCTGCCCTTTTACACATTTTTTCGTTAAACTTTTCCATTCCGCTTCTACTGCATCGAAGCGATCATTTTTGGCGTTATTTTGAATTGTATAGGCATGTCCTAGCCCTACTAATGTCATTGTTTTTTCTCTATTTTGCCAATAAAATCGTTCACCTTTATAACACTCCTCGCCCGCTGCATAAAATGCAAGCGCCGATAAGCGACTTACTTCAATTGTTTCCATATAAAAATGAAGGCTTTGGCCCAAAGAGTCCACTTCTACCTCTGTGGCTTGGTACCACTTCTGTTGCATGAAAATTACCTCCGTTGTTGCAATGTACATAATGAATGACGCACGGTATGTTTTGTACTCGCTCTACACTTTCAGTCATAAACATCAACTGCTTTGGCTTTTCTTTGGATCCTCACCAAAACGTGTGGTTGATTTCCGTTCCGACTGGGCGCTTTGTTGTTGCTGCCGCTTCGCTTTCGCACAGATAAAACATTGTTGCTGTCGCTTCGCTTTCGCACAGATAAAACATTGTTGCTGTCGCTACGCTTTCGCACAGACAAAACAATTGCTGTCGCTTCGCTTTCGCAAAGCTTCCTGGGGGCGTCCGATGAGCCGCTTGGGCCAACACGATGTTGGTCACGAAGGCGTTATCACAGGACGTGATGGTTTTAGCCTTCGTTCCTCTATCGCTAATCCCCAAGGAGTCGCCCAGCCTCCACTCCAATCAACTTATTTACATAGTAGACGTTTTAACAAATGTCATCCAAATTTTTGGTGATGAACCTTTTCTTTAGAACAAATTGACCAAAACTTTGCATAATGACATGAGCATTTGTACTTTTTCACATCATATTTTTTTCTTAAAATAGCCGTCATTTTTATTTGCTAGTCTATTCTTCGTACTGTTGCTTTTATCTTAATTATTGTTTTCAGTTCATAAATGCATGTTCTATTGTATCATTTTTTTTAACTTCTTTCAGCAAATGTCCTTTGTACCGAAAGCGTAGCGACAGGTACAGAAGTCTCCCTCCTCAATAGGTGGTGAGTTGAATGCGGATTTAAGCTACTTTTCAGCGGGTGTCCAAACAGCCGCTGAAAGAAGTTAAAAGCTCCAGCGGATGTCACGGAATCGGAAAGGAGTTCTTTGTGCAAGCACAAAGCCGATTCCGGACGCAATTATGCCAAGGCATAATTGATATGAACTGTATGTAATAAGCTGTGAACCTACCCAATTTCTCATTCTTCGTATAAAATAAGAAGAGTCAACAACATTTGAAGGAGAGAAAGACCTTATGACCAAAGTCATTGAAGCTGATAGGGGTTTTAAAGTTTGGTGGCATTTAACACGCCCACATACTTTAACCGCTTCATTCGTTCCGGTATTTTTAGGAACATCAATTGCTCTAGCAATTGAAAAACAAACAATAGATTTTGGACTATTTTTTGCTATGCTTATTGCAAGTATGCTTATACAAGCAGCAACAAATATGTTCAATGAATATTACGATTACAAACTAGGATTAGACAATGAACATTCTGTCGGTATCGGCGGAACGATTGTGCGTCACGGTGTTCAACCAAAAACAATTATGATGATCGCCTTAAGCTTCTATGCAATCGCTATGCTGCTTGGCATTTACATATGTGCCTCAACCTCTTGGTGGCTTGCTGCTGTCGGGCTAGTTTGTATGCTTATTGGTTTTTTATATACTGGAGGACCTTACCCAATAGCCTATTCACCATTCGGAGAACTTGTATCTGGCGCTGTTATGGGAATGGGTATTGTCTTAATCGCCTTTTATATTCAAACGCTTACAGTGACATTTGATGCTGTTTTGCTTTCAGTGCCAAGTATGATTTTAGTCGGTGCCATCATGCTGTCTAATAATATCCGTGATATTGTTGGCGATACAGAGGGTGGTCGAAAAACACTTGCTATTTTAGTAGGTCGAGATAATGCCATTTCTGTGCTATCTGGTTTTTTCATCGTTTCGTATTTATGGGTAATCGCTCTTGTAGCAATTGATGGTATTACCTTTTGGGCTCTAATCATTTTCTTATGTGTTCCAAAGCCACTTCGTGCGATTCAAATTTTCCGCGATAAAAAAGAAGCCAAAGAAGTTATGCCTGCGATGAAATTTACAGCGCAAACAAATACATTCTTCGGCTTCCTCCTAGGAATAGGATTATTAATTCAATATTTCTTTTATTGAGTTACATCTTAAAGATGCAGCAGCCTTAACAGTTTGCTGCATTTTTTACATAACGTCGAAAATTATTACTTGCAATACCACGAACTTCTTCGATTGAGAAATGTTCACATAACGCCTCTAACAAATTTTGTGCCTCTCCTGCGTGTGCTAATCCTTTTACAGTAGCATCTATTCCGTCAAAGTCTGAACCTAATCCAAGGTGCTCAACCCCTACTACATTTCCTAGATGCTTCACATGCGCTACTAGATCATCCATCGTAGCATTGTCATGGATAAAAGGCGGGTAGTAAACGACATGAATATGCCCTCCATGCTCGACAAGTGCTTTTGCCTGAGCGTCCGTTAAATTTCTTGGATGATCACAAATTGCACGTGCATTACTATGGCTCGCAATTATATGCTTCGCTAGTGGCAAGACATCCCAGAAGCTCTGTTCATTTAAATGTGAAACATCGATAATAATATCTCTCTCATTTAGCAAGTTTACAACCTCTTCACCAAATGATTTTAAGCCAAGACTTGGATCCTGTTCAGCACCATGAGCTACAGCGTTTTCTTCATTCCATGTTAGTCCAACAAGCTTCACTCCTGCATCTAATATTGATGAAAGCTTAGCTAAATCATCACCGATTGGACCACAGCCCTCTAAGCTTAGAATGGCGCCAATTTCATGCGGGGCTAAAGTATCTAATTGCGACCAATCAGTAATATGCACCATGCCCTCAGTTTGTAATACATGTGTATGAAAGGCTTCAATTTGGCGCACTGCCTCTAAAAATTGCATACTTTGCGGAATTTTAGGATTAATAAAAATAGCAAATACTTGTGCCTTCACTTGCCCTAATTGTAATCTCCCTCGATTGGCTTGCAACCGTACATCATCTTCAAATTTTGCTGCTTCTAAAGTTGTTAATTTCAATAGAGCATCACAGTGTAAATCAATTATGTCCATATTCTCACCCCATACAGCTATTATACTGCCTGTGAGTGAAAATGCTTACCAACTTTTATCTTGAGGTGTATCAGAAGAGCCAAATTCCTCAAGTTCTATGAAATCATCCGATTTTGGCGTAGCAGACAAAATATCTTCTTCCACTGGTCTTAAATTGTCTTCTTTTTTCTCCGCATGCTCAACACATGTTAATGCTTCTGGCTTAGCTTCTAAGCGACCAATAGGAATCTCTTCCCCACATACAGCGCATTTACCATACGTACCGTCCTCCATCGCTTGTAGTGCAGCCTTTATTTCCTCAGCATGGTCACCGCGGTGCTCATCAATCACCATTTCGGTTAACTTATCCGTTAAGTCACTCGCATTGTCAGCAGGGTGATTATCATAATTAGACAGTTCTGTCGCTTGAGGCAACTCTGTTTCTTCAATTTGTTGTTCTATTTCCTGTAGCTCCTGCTCTAATTGCTTTTTTAATTTTTCCATTACTTGTGGGTTCAAAAAAATCTCCTCCTCATGCCTTCATTTTTTCCTAAATTAATATTTCTAAAACATGAAAGCATGAAGATGGATCACTTATTTTTTTGTATAATTTACGCCAAAGCGAAATTCATTATGGCATCATGTAAAAATTGTGCTGCTCCCTCAGAAACACGCTCATCGTAATAAGCTGTAAAGCGTTCGTCTGCTATATACATCTGTGCTATACCTGCATGCGCCTCCTTGGAATATTGTGACCATGAAAAGCTTAGCCAACGCTTATGAAGCTCCGCTACCTCCATAGCCACATCATTTTTTGTATTACCGATTGCCATCGCTTCTTTTAAACGATTAAATAATTGCTGTTCTAGCTGCTGCATTGCCTCATACTGTTCTTCTGTCATATTCATTAACTTAGCATTCGATGCTTCAACTGTTTTGTTACCATATTCCGCACGAATTTCTTGACCATATTGCTTTTCATTTTCCTCGATTAGTTTCTCTTTAAATCCATTAAATTTCTCTTCATTTGTCATTGGTTGTTCCTCCTCAATAGATTGAATTGTTTTTTCCACTGTTTGTACTATTTTTTCAAGCTGCTCCTTGCGCTTCAATAAAGCGGCATGATGCGTTTTTAGTGCCTCTTTATGTTGGAAATCCGGAGCTTGAATAATTTCCTGAATCGTTGCTAACTTCATATCTAATGCTCTATAAAATAAAATTTGCTGGAGCATATCAACCTCAAATTGTCCATAAAATCGATAGCCTGCTTCATTGGTTCTTGCCGGCTTCAGTAATCCAATTTCATCGTAATAACGCAGTGTTCTTGTGCTAACCCCAGACAATTGAGCGAGTCCTTGAATTGTATATTCCATACTTTTTCACCTCCACTAATGCTACTGTAAATCTTTACGCAACGTTAAAGTCAACAAAAAAATCAATTAAAATTTGGCTCCTCACCATAACGAGGGGTTAATTTCCGTTGCGACTAGGGGGCATGTGAATGAAAAAAGCAAACTAGAACATTTCATTGTCACTAGTTTGCTATTTCTTCAATTAAATTTTTGCATACTTGCCATGCCACACAATATTTCTGTAGTTCTCTACATCTGTGTCACCTTCCGTGTTAATAAACAATACTCGAGAATTTTCATCTAATTGTAATGTATCCTTCAGTTCTGTATATTGCTCATTCGTCATCAATTCATAAAAACATCCGACTGGGGCAGCTCCCGATTCTCCAGCAATAATTCGGGCATCTGTTGCTAGTGGATTCCCAAGAATGCGCATACCTGTTGCAGCAACTTCCTCATCACAGCAAATACTCACCTTTGTATAAGTCTTTAATAGATCCCAAGCAAGTGGATTCGGCTCACCACAAGCAAGACCTGCCATAATTGTTTGCATCTCTCCACCAACCGTTACAAACTGCTCAGCTCCCGCCTTAAAACTTTCATAATAGCAATTCGCTACAAAAGGCTCAACTAAGACAAATGTAATCTTTTGTTCATAATATTGTTGTAAGAAAGCTACAACTGCACCTGCAAAAGATCCAACCCCAGCTTGTAAAAATACATGGGTAGGTGCTTTTTCCAACTGCAGAGCGGCTTCTTTTACTAGTGTTGTATAGCCCTGCATAATCCACACTGGAATTTCCTCATAGCCTTCCCACATCGTATCCTGAATAACAACCCAGTCATTTTCTTTTGCTAGTTGTGAAGTATAACGAACTGTATCATCATAATTCATTGTCGTTATTTCAGCATATGCACCCTCATTTTTAATATTTTGCAGGCGCTCTTCTGCACTACCAGCAGGCATATAAATGCGAGCTTTCAAACCAAGCTCTCTAGCAGCCCAAGCCACTCCACGACCATGATTGCCATCTGTCGTTGAAATAAACGTTAAGTCCCCTAGCAGCTCCCTTACTTCTAATGATTTAAGCTGCTCAAACGATAGCTCATCTATATTCCTACCTAACTTTTTGGCGGCGTACTGCCCAATTGCATAAACACCACCTAATACTTTGAATGCATTCAAGTTAAATCGATAAGATTCATCTTTTACAAAAATACTTTGTACTCCAACTAACGAAGCAAAAGCATCTAAGCTCCGTAAAGGTGTGCTTTCAAATTTCTCATATGTACGCTGAAATCTACCAACACGATTTACTTGTTCCAGTGAAAAATTACGTAGAAAAGGCACTACTTGTTCTACGTTCTTCTGTATCAAATATTGTTGGTTGTTAGCCCATATTAATTTTCCCATCCATATCCCCCCAGTTTTTGCTCTATCATCATCTTAGCTTATAGAACCACAAAACAAAATACCATCCATGCCGATATTACATAAATTAGGCTCATCACCAAAAGTTGTGGATGACATTTGTTAAAACGTATGACATTTAAATGTTTTCTGTAGCGAAAGCAAAGCGACAGCTACAATTACGCCAAGGCGAAATTGATATAAGTTGATTGGAGTGGAGGCTGAGTGACTCCTTGAGGATTAGCGTCACAGATGAGACCCTGGAGCGAGTAAAGCGGCTCATCGGACACCCCTAGGAAATCAACCACACGTTATGGTGATGATCCATAAATTAGTAAAAAAAGAAAAACCCGAAACTTATTGATGAGGCTTGTCGTATATCTACTATTATATTTATTTGGAGGTATATAATGGATAGCCCATATAAGATAGCTATAATTGGAGGAACAGGGAAAGTAGGAAGACATATCGCAGCTCATGCAATACAGAAAGGTTATCATGTTCGGATGCTTGTTAGAAATCCGGAAAAGTTACTATATAAAGATGAAAAAATTGAGATAGTGCAAGGGCAAGTACAAGATATCAATAGCATCCAAGAACTTCTTAAAGATTGTAAAGTTGTTATCAATACATTTGGTCAACCAACTAAAGAGGAACCTATGTATAGCAAAGTTACTCATAATATTTTTAATGTGATGAAAGATTTAAACATTAGTCGTTATATCGGTGTTTCGGGTGGTTCTCTTACGATTAATGAGGACAAAAAAAGCATTATGAATCGTTTTGGAGCAAAGTTGTTTGATGTTTTCTTTTCCAAAATGATGCAGGATAAAAAATTGGAATGGGAATTTTTATTAAATAGTAAACATATCAAATGGACATTAATTAGATTGCCGTTTGTAAAAGATAACTTAACATCCAATCATATAAAGGAAAACCTCACTGATATGCCTGGTACAAAAATTACTAATCAAGATATAGCCACTTTTATCATTGATCATATAGATCATACACAGTACGTGCACAAAGCACCGTTTATCTCCCATTAATTTAATAGCAATAAAATGACATATGAAAATAGCATGCTGAGATTATATCTTGCATGCTATTCTTTATAATGTGATTTTTATTTTAAATCAAATATTATGTCTGATGAAATTCTGTTTAACCTCTTTAATTCATCTTTGTACTGTAATTATTTGGGAAGTGAAATCTAACTTATTCCCACTGAAATCCATAATAGTATTATAAGGCGAAGCTTGAATCGTAACAGTTCTACCGTTTTCAATAATCAACGCTCTATTATTGCCTTGTGGATAGTAGGCACTTGCTGCTACCGATGAGCCCTTCAGAATAACATCAAAATCCATACTATTAACGTTTATTACTCACTGAAAACAAGCTCTATTGTAGGTTGATCTTTTACGATATGAATATCACTTTGAGATGGTTTTTTATCTCTGATCGCTCAGCGAAATAGTAGGACGGGCTATTCGCATCCTACATGAAAGACTACCAAAAGGTGCTATCTTACTGCAACACGAATCGTGGAAAGGAATTTAGCTGTTTTCAAGTGTTAGAGGAAGAATTGATTGATTTCTATATTGTAGCTGCCTATTCTTCTCGGCAGCTTGGAAGTAATGAGAGTGGGAATAACTTACTTCGTGCGCTCATAGAAAAACTATTTTGATAAGATATTAGAGGAAGTATTAAAAGCTGAAATAAGTTAAACTAATTTACCAAAGTATCAAAAAAGTGCAGTAGATGTAAATTACATCTACTGCACTTCAGTATGACCCGTACGGGATTCGAACCCGTGTTACCGCCGTGAAAGGGCGGTGTCTTAACCACTTGACCAACGGGCCAATGGCGGAGAAGGAGGGATTTGAACCCTCGCGCCGGTTACCCGACCTACACCCTTAGCAGGGGCGCCTCTTCAGCCTCTTGAGTACTTCCCCACAAAAAAAATGGCTCCGAAGGCAGGACTCGAACCTGCGACAACCTGATTAACAGTCAGGTGCTACTACCAACTGAGCTACTTCGGAATAATGGTGGGCCTAAATGGACTCGAACCATCGACCTCACGCTTATCAGGCGTGCGCTCTAACCAGCTGAGCTATAGGCCCTTAGATTGGAGCGGGTGATGAGAATCGAACTCACGACATCAGCTTGGAAGGCTGAGGTTTTACCATTAAACTACACCCGCATATGGTGGGTCAGGACGGAATCGAACCGCCGACACTTAGAGCTTCAATCTAATGCTCTACCAACTGAGCTACTGACCCATATTTGAAAAAATGGCGGTCCCGACCGGGATCGAACCGGCGATCTCCTGCGTGACAGGCAGGCATGTTAACCGCTACACCACGGGACCATTTGGTTGCGGGGGCCGGATTTGAACCAACGACCTTCGGGTTATGAGCCCGACGAGCTACCACTGCTCCACCCCGCGTTAATAAAATATTCTTTTCGAGTTTTTCTAGCGCCATTTATAAAATAAACTGGAGGAGGTAGAGGGATTCGAACCCCCGCGCGGTGTTACCCGCCTGTCGGTTTTCAAGACCGATCCCTTCAGCCAGACTTGGGTATACCTCCGTAACAATATATAAATGGTGGACCTTGCAGGACTCGAACCTGCGACCGGACGGTTATGAGCCGTCTGCTCTAACCAACTGAGCTAAAGGTCCTTTAAGATGGCGGCAGAGGGGATCGAACCCCCGACCTTACGGGTATGAACCGTACGCTCTAGCCAGCTGAGCTACGCCGCCAGGATCTTTATACTGGTTATCTTTTATGGTGGAGCCTAGCGGGATCGAACCGCTGACCTCCTGCGTGCAAGGCAGGCGCTCTCCCAGCTGAGCTAAGGCCCCATAAAATGGTCGGAATGACAGGATTCGAACCTACGACCCCTTGGTCCCAAACCAAGTGCTCTACCAAGCTGAGCTACATTCCGATAAATATTAATTTGGCGCGCCCGACAGGAGTCGAACCCATAACCTTCTGATCCGTAGTCAGACGCTCTATCCAATTGAGCTACGGGCGCTAATTATTAAAAGAAAAATGGTGCCGAGGGCCGGAATCGAACCGGCACGGTAGTCACCTACCGCAGGATTTTAAGTCCTGTGCGTCTGCCAGTTCCGCCACCCCGGCACATTTGGAGCGGAAGACGAGGTTCGAACTCGCGACCCCCACCTTGGCAAGGTGGTGTTCTACCACTGAACTACTTCCGCATGTGCATAAGATTTATTTATCCTGGCAATTATGAAATTCTTAAAAAATGGTGCGGGTGAAGGGAGTCGAACCCCCACGCCTTGCGGCGCTAGATCCTAAGTCTAGTGCGTCTGCCAATTCCGCCACACCCGCATATAATTGTTGGCAATATAAATGGTGAGCCATGAAGGACTCGAACCTTCGACCCTCTGATTAAAAGTCAGATGCTCTACCAACTGAGCTAATGGCTCAAAACTATGGTGCCGGCGATAGGAGTCGAACCCACGACCTACTGATTACAAGTCAGTTGCTCTACCAACTGAGCTACACCGGCATATGGTGGAGGATGACGGGCTCGAACCGCCGACCCTCTGCTTGTAAGGCAGATGCTCTCCCAGCTGAGCTAATCCTCCTGGGTATTATGCCTAGCGATGTCCTACTCTCACAGGGGGAATCCCCCAACTACCATCGGCGCTAAAGAGCTTAACTTCCGTGTTCGGTATGGGAACGGGTGTGACCTCTTTGCCATCATCACTAGACTATTAACGGCTTTCAATATACATCGTATCTTGAAACCCTTATGTATTTCGTTTTGAAGTTGATTACCTGTCCTTCAAGACAAGAATTATTGTATAACGTTTTCTCAAATTGTGCAATACTTTTTTATAAAAAAAAAGAAATTATTACTTTTTGAAGATATTTTTGTTACGTAAGAGAAATTATCACTCTGCTACTCATTATAACAATTGTTTAATCAAAAGAAAACAATTAATTTATAATGTCAAAACTAAATAAAAAATAAGCTATAATTTATTGCCTTATATTCTATTAATATATTTAATCATAGATTTTTTCTCTTCTTCATCTATTTTATTCAGGTGAAAGATCATTTGCCTTCTTTCACCTGAATAAATTTAACTTCTTTCAGCAAGTGTTCTGGTAGCGACAGCAACACACGACTGAGTGACCTACATCATGCTGTTGCTGTCGCTTCGCTTTCGCACAAAAAACATCTGTTGCTGCCGCTGCGTTAGCACTACGCTTTCGCACAAAAAACATCTGTTGGCCTAAAGCCTCCGGCGGATAGCAGACAGTTCCTTTTGTAATCTGTCTATTTCTTCAAATGTTGTTACTGGACCAAAAGAAATTCTAAAAAATTGGCGAGCTGCTTCCATAGAATAGCCCATTGATAAAATCGCCTTCGTACCAGATTCACTATGAATATCACAGGCACTTCCTGTGGAAATACATATCCCTGCTTCATTTAACTTTAACAAAACGTACTGGCCCTCGATTTTCTCCATCAAAATACCGCAAATATTAGGCAATTGATCCTTACATTCCATGATCCGGCACGTTTCTGGTAAATTTCGCTTCAAATATTCGCGTACTGCTTCAAAATGCTGCCGCTCATAATGATATTCTTCAATCGCTGTTGCAAAGGCGACAATTGCTGGAGTATCTAATGTTCCTCCCCTTAACCCACGCTCATGTGTCACACCTGGTGCTAATGCAGGGACACGGAGCTTTGGATTAATATAGATAGCTCCACACCCTTTTGGCCCACCTATTTTATGAGCTGAAACAGTCATAGCATCCACTTGCTGTTTTAATGGAAGCTTACAAAAAGACTGAACACAATCGACATGCAAGAGGACATTTGATTGTTTTGCAATCTCTGCAATTTTTTCTATAGGTTGAATAGAGCCTATCTCTGAATTTACATGTTGGATAGTGATTAAAGCCGTATCTTCTCGTATTGCTTCTCGTAATTGCTCCACATGAATACAACCATCTTGTTGTAAAGGTAACTTCGTGACTTCAAAGCCCATTTTTTTAAGTGTATTTAATGCTGCATGTACGGATGTGTGTTCAGCTTGTGATGAAATAATGTGCTTCCCTTTATTTGACGCTAAAGCTAATGACAAAATCGCAATTAGATTGCCCTCAGTTCCGCTTCCAGTAAAGATTACACCATCACTGTTTACTCCAAGAGATCTTGCTACAACAGCTCTTGCCTGTTCAACAAAATAATGCGCTTGCCCTCCTAAATCATGTAAGCTTGCACTATTTCCATAATACCGTTCTGCTACCTCACAATATGCTTTAAGAGCTTTTGGAGTCATTGGAGAGGTTGCAGCGTAATCTAGATAAATCATCTTATTCTCCTTTCTAGTTCATCAGGTCTTGTTTTCTTTTTTATTTTATGTAAAGATATGTGTCAAGACAACTGTAAAGAAGGTATAGGTATGGATGTAATGACAGATGTACTTATTATTGGTAGTGGCATCGCTGCACTTCAAGCTGCTCGGCTGCTAGGAGAACATTTTCAAGTACAGATTGTTACAAAGTCATCTGTAAAAATGAGTAGTTCTTATCGTGCTCAAGGCGGGATTGCTGCTGTTACGAGTCAAGAAGATCATCCAAAATTTCACATTGCCGATACATTGACTGCTGGTGAATTTCATCATGAAAGAAGGAATGTTGAAGTACTTATAAAAAACGGCACAGATATTATGCGTGATTTTTTAAAAGAAGGCATCCCAATTGATCGACAAGCTGATGGGTCGCCAGCTCTAGGCTTAGAGGGGGCGCATAGTCATCACCGTATTTTACATGCAGGTGGTGATCGTACTGGTCAAGTAATGATAGATTATTTGCTCGATCAACTTACATCTACTATCGTTGTGAATTACTACGAAATGGCTTACGAGCTTTTATTAAATACAAATGGGGATTGTGTTGGCGTTCTGACAAAAGGAGCAAAGGGAACGAAGCGCTATCTTGCCCACCACATCATTCTCGCAACAGGAGGTGCAGGCGCTCTTTATTCTTGTACGTCCAATTTTGCTACAAATACTGGCGATGGTATCGCTTTGGCCTATCGTGCGGGAGCTGCCATCAGTGATATGGAATTTATGCAATTTCATCCAAGCTTACTTTGGTGTAAAGGCGAGGCTAAAGGTTTAGTCTCTGAGGCTGTGCGTGGCGCCGGAGGAATATTTGTTGATGCACACCGTCATCCCATAATGAAAGGCATACATGAACAGCTGGACCTAGCACCACGCCATGTTACTGCACATGCGTTATTTGATAAACGTGCTGCTGGGCAAGAAACATTTATTGATATTTCAAATATTGAGCACTTTGAAGAAAAATTCCCTACGATTGCTCAGCTTTGCTATGACAATAACGTTAATTTACAAAATGGCTTAATTCCTGTGGCACCTGGTAGCCATTTCTTAATGGGTGGTGTTGTTGCTGATGACAAAGGAAGAACATCTATCTCTAATCTATATGCAATTGGAGAAGTTGCTTGTACTGGGGTGCATGGTGCCAATCGTTTAGCTAGTAACTCTCTTTTAGAAGGCATTACGTTTGGGCAAAGAATGGCCCAATACATTATTCAAACGGGTTGCAAGCAAGAAAATTTCTTGATTGATGACAAACATCACCAACAATCAATGCCGTCATTATTTACAAAAGATCAATTACAACAAACAATGATGCACACATTAGGCATTGTACGAAATCCTATCGATATGCAACAATTCGTACAACAATTGCCGTCATTGCAAATACTTCTTCATGCTGATTTAGATGGGTTGAATCGACAAGAACTTGAACTTTACATGATGCATACTGTCGCAACATTAATGGTACACGCAGCCATTACACGAACAGAAACTCGCGGAGCTCATATTCGCACTGATAAACCACAAAATGATAGACGGTGGGTAAACCGCTGGATCATTTTTCGACAAGGACAGATGAAAGTGAGGAATTCATTGTATGAATATCATCAAACTCGAGGAAATGCTCAAGCAATTTTTCAATGAAGATATAGGAGATGGGGACTTATCGAGTGAATTTATATTTTCTGCCGAACAGCAGGGATCTTTTTCGTTTTATGCGAAAGAAAGTGGCATTTTTTGTGGAGCCCTCATCATTGAGCATGGATTTCTTCTACTTGATCGATCAATGGAAATTATACTTTGTAAAAAAGATGGTGATGAAGTAAATACCGGTGATGTTCTCGCTGTTATTCAAGGTCCTCTTCAAAAGTTATTAATTGGTGAGC of Lysinibacillus agricola contains these proteins:
- a CDS encoding dipeptidase produces the protein MDIIDLHCDALLKLTTLEAAKFEDDVRLQANRGRLQLGQVKAQVFAIFINPKIPQSMQFLEAVRQIEAFHTHVLQTEGMVHITDWSQLDTLAPHEIGAILSLEGCGPIGDDLAKLSSILDAGVKLVGLTWNEENAVAHGAEQDPSLGLKSFGEEVVNLLNERDIIIDVSHLNEQSFWDVLPLAKHIIASHSNARAICDHPRNLTDAQAKALVEHGGHIHVVYYPPFIHDNATMDDLVAHVKHLGNVVGVEHLGLGSDFDGIDATVKGLAHAGEAQNLLEALCEHFSIEEVRGIASNNFRRYVKNAANC
- a CDS encoding isochorismate synthase, yielding MQQKWYQATEVEVDSLGQSLHFYMETIEVSRLSALAFYAAGEECYKGERFYWQNREKTMTLVGLGHAYTIQNNAKNDRFDAVEAEWKSLTKKCVKGQSELQPILFGGFTFDPQNNVDGEWTGFPEAYFALATYQLVIRDDKAFVSIHLITKNQQAEAQFEALRKERDHLIHAAQVKEVKTYSKPEITSYFEPYKEPYLASIDQVTALIKQKKADKVVIARSLALQFKEQVSSPQVLSHIIHEQPESYLFGLERQDLLFFGASPERLVKVEKGRAFSSCVAGSIKRGKTAEEDEAYGQSLLNDSKNGGEHQYVVDMIAETFRKNCVEMKIPDGPRLLKIRDIQHLYTPVEGQLNSEATILQLTKSLHPTPALGGVPRNEAMAAIRKYEPMNRGLYAAPIGWLDAEGNGEFAVAIRSAALLKDKAYLYAGGGIVADSESQSEYEETLVKFRPMLRALGGQLHE
- a CDS encoding TraR/DksA C4-type zinc finger protein; its protein translation is MNPQVMEKLKKQLEQELQEIEQQIEETELPQATELSNYDNHPADNASDLTDKLTEMVIDEHRGDHAEEIKAALQAMEDGTYGKCAVCGEEIPIGRLEAKPEALTCVEHAEKKEDNLRPVEEDILSATPKSDDFIELEEFGSSDTPQDKSW
- a CDS encoding diaminopropionate ammonia-lyase; this translates as MGKLIWANNQQYLIQKNVEQVVPFLRNFSLEQVNRVGRFQRTYEKFESTPLRSLDAFASLVGVQSIFVKDESYRFNLNAFKVLGGVYAIGQYAAKKLGRNIDELSFEQLKSLEVRELLGDLTFISTTDGNHGRGVAWAARELGLKARIYMPAGSAEERLQNIKNEGAYAEITTMNYDDTVRYTSQLAKENDWVVIQDTMWEGYEEIPVWIMQGYTTLVKEAALQLEKAPTHVFLQAGVGSFAGAVVAFLQQYYEQKITFVLVEPFVANCYYESFKAGAEQFVTVGGEMQTIMAGLACGEPNPLAWDLLKTYTKVSICCDEEVAATGMRILGNPLATDARIIAGESGAAPVGCFYELMTNEQYTELKDTLQLDENSRVLFINTEGDTDVENYRNIVWHGKYAKI
- a CDS encoding MerR family transcriptional regulator; the encoded protein is MEYTIQGLAQLSGVSTRTLRYYDEIGLLKPARTNEAGYRFYGQFEVDMLQQILFYRALDMKLATIQEIIQAPDFQHKEALKTHHAALLKRKEQLEKIVQTVEKTIQSIEEEQPMTNEEKFNGFKEKLIEENEKQYGQEIRAEYGNKTVEASNAKLMNMTEEQYEAMQQLEQQLFNRLKEAMAIGNTKNDVAMEVAELHKRWLSFSWSQYSKEAHAGIAQMYIADERFTAYYDERVSEGAAQFLHDAIMNFALA
- a CDS encoding 1,4-dihydroxy-2-naphthoate polyprenyltransferase, yielding MTKVIEADRGFKVWWHLTRPHTLTASFVPVFLGTSIALAIEKQTIDFGLFFAMLIASMLIQAATNMFNEYYDYKLGLDNEHSVGIGGTIVRHGVQPKTIMMIALSFYAIAMLLGIYICASTSWWLAAVGLVCMLIGFLYTGGPYPIAYSPFGELVSGAVMGMGIVLIAFYIQTLTVTFDAVLLSVPSMILVGAIMLSNNIRDIVGDTEGGRKTLAILVGRDNAISVLSGFFIVSYLWVIALVAIDGITFWALIIFLCVPKPLRAIQIFRDKKEAKEVMPAMKFTAQTNTFFGFLLGIGLLIQYFFY